The following coding sequences lie in one Pungitius pungitius chromosome 18, fPunPun2.1, whole genome shotgun sequence genomic window:
- the urm1 gene encoding ubiquitin-related modifier 1, with product MAAPLAIHLEFGGGAELLFNGVKEHHVDLPSQSEPWDVKQLLVWIQRNLLRERPELFVQGDSVRPGILVLINDADWELMGELDYQLQDQDNVVFISTLHGG from the exons ATGGCAGCGCCCTTAGCGATTCACCTGGAGTTTGG TGGTGGAGCAGAGCTGCTTTTCAATGGTGTAAAGGAACATCATGTGGATCTTCCAAGCCAATCGGAACCTT GGGATGTGAAGCAGCTGCTGGTCTGGATCCAACGGAACCTGCTGAGGGAACGTCCCGAGCTCTTTGTCCAGGGAGattctgt GAGACCTGGGATACTGGTGCTTATCAATGATGCTGACTGGGAGCTAATG GGGGAGCTGGACTACCAACTACAAGACCAAGACAacgttgtgtttatttctacTCTTCACGGGGGATAG